The following proteins are encoded in a genomic region of Gammaproteobacteria bacterium:
- the birA gene encoding bifunctional biotin--[acetyl-CoA-carboxylase] ligase/biotin operon repressor BirA — translation MHPRFRLLGLLADGHFHSGEALGAALDLSRAGVWKLVQSLADLGVEVSAVPGRGYRLGQAFEPLDGERILSDVDLGARERLGRVEVLPTVDSTNRFLQSLGASGVPSGTVCLAEHQSAGRGRRGRTWVSPFGAALYLSLLWRFPLAPAALGPLSVAVGVLVAEALEDLGVEGGGLKWPNDLLWRGRKLAGVLTEVAGEATGPAQVVIGLGVNVHLPPAAGDAIDQPWVDLSTILGGPVDRNVLASRLLERLSGGLDRFSREGFAPFRGAWDRLDLARGRPVVMTLGEGRVAGTCLGLDDSGALLVESQGRTGRYLSGEVSLRLPA, via the coding sequence ATGCACCCACGTTTTCGCCTGCTCGGCTTGCTCGCGGACGGCCATTTCCACTCCGGGGAGGCGCTCGGTGCGGCGCTCGACCTGAGCCGCGCGGGGGTGTGGAAACTGGTGCAGTCGCTCGCGGACCTGGGGGTGGAGGTGTCCGCCGTGCCGGGGCGCGGGTACCGCCTGGGGCAAGCCTTCGAGCCTCTCGACGGGGAGCGGATCCTGTCCGACGTCGACCTGGGGGCGCGGGAGCGCCTGGGGCGGGTCGAGGTCCTGCCGACGGTCGATTCCACCAATCGCTTCCTGCAGTCGCTCGGCGCTTCCGGTGTGCCCTCCGGGACGGTGTGCCTCGCGGAGCACCAGTCCGCCGGACGGGGGCGGCGTGGCCGGACGTGGGTCTCGCCCTTCGGCGCGGCCCTCTATCTCTCACTGCTCTGGCGCTTTCCCCTGGCCCCTGCCGCCCTCGGGCCGCTCAGCGTCGCCGTGGGGGTGCTTGTCGCCGAGGCCCTGGAGGACCTGGGGGTAGAGGGTGGCGGCCTCAAGTGGCCGAACGACCTGCTGTGGCGGGGGCGCAAGCTTGCCGGCGTCCTGACCGAGGTGGCGGGGGAGGCGACCGGCCCTGCCCAGGTCGTCATCGGCCTCGGAGTGAACGTCCATCTGCCCCCCGCAGCGGGCGACGCCATCGACCAGCCCTGGGTCGACCTGAGCACGATCCTCGGAGGTCCCGTGGACCGCAACGTCCTGGCGTCGCGCCTGCTGGAGCGGCTCTCCGGCGGCCTCGACCGGTTCTCCCGGGAGGGCTTCGCCCCGTTCCGCGGCGCTTGGGACCGGCTGGACCTCGCCCGCGGGCGCCCGGTGGTGATGACGCTCGGTGAGGGGAGGGTGGCCGGCACCTGCCTCGGCCTCGACGACAGCGGCGCCCTCCTGGTCGAGAGCCAGGGGCGAACGGGGCGTTACCTCTCCGGTGAGGTCAGCCTGAGGCTGCCGGCGTGA
- a CDS encoding CYTH domain-containing protein, protein MGTEVERKFLVTSEAWRAGVRDAVRMRQGYLPGIETASVRVRVADERAWLNIKSATLDVSRREYEVPIALEDAEEILDLLCERPLIEKTRHHVPHGRHLWEVDVFEGENAGLVVAEIELGTPDEPFERPPWLGEEVSHDPRYYNVSLVRQPYRVWARPAAGVAHERHKPGQS, encoded by the coding sequence ATGGGGACGGAGGTCGAACGCAAGTTCCTGGTGACGAGCGAGGCCTGGCGCGCCGGCGTGCGCGATGCCGTGCGCATGCGCCAGGGGTACCTGCCGGGGATCGAGACCGCGTCGGTGCGCGTGCGGGTTGCCGATGAACGGGCCTGGCTCAACATCAAGAGCGCGACGCTGGACGTGAGCCGCAGGGAGTACGAGGTCCCCATTGCGCTCGAGGACGCCGAGGAGATCCTGGACCTGCTCTGCGAGCGTCCGCTGATCGAGAAGACGCGCCACCACGTGCCCCACGGGCGCCACCTCTGGGAGGTGGACGTCTTCGAGGGCGAGAACGCCGGCCTCGTGGTGGCCGAGATCGAGCTCGGGACGCCGGACGAGCCCTTCGAGCGGCCACCCTGGCTGGGCGAGGAGGTCTCGCACGACCCCCGGTACTACAACGTTTCCCTGGTCCGGCAGCCCTACCGGGTGTGGGCGCGACCGGCGGCCGGTGTCGCCCATGAACGCCACAAGCCAGGACAGTCCTGA
- a CDS encoding beta (1-6) glucans synthase: MGLSTRGRRLATAYALAVVVAAGLAALAWYGLGRPLGVPDAALPDGKMQCVSYTPFLRHQSPLEPFVISREQVARDFALLSRYFRCVRTYSVAGLELIPEVAAEQGLEVLLGAWIGPDREASAREVEGLVALANRYPDTVSAVIVGNEVLLRRERTGEQMVELLRQVKARVPQPVTYADVWEFWNAHPEVAPAVDFVTIHLLPYWEDEPSGIDRALSQVRRVREEMGRRFAGKPILIGETGWPSEGRQRETARPSRENQARFVRGLVAMAEAEVWSYNLIEAFDQPWKREKEGAVGGYWGLFDAERVDKGVLSGPVSNLPGWRGWLALSGVLAAGLLLLAGPPRSPWGTLAPLLAAAGGGLVAYHLQYGTVAARNGAEWAWVGAEAALSLAATLLFVLRLVAPAGVRRAAFLGLAERYAGRLLLALGFTAAVVALQLAFEPRYRDFPFAVYLVPALGFLSSRMAGGTGPARPPLRWLGALLALAAPVVVYRETFVNGPAMAWVAVSLLLALALLWPGRRSPAPT; the protein is encoded by the coding sequence GTGGGGCTCTCGACCCGGGGAAGGCGACTCGCCACGGCCTACGCACTCGCCGTAGTCGTTGCGGCTGGCTTGGCAGCCCTGGCCTGGTACGGCCTCGGCCGCCCCTTGGGCGTGCCCGACGCGGCCCTCCCGGACGGCAAGATGCAGTGCGTCTCCTACACGCCGTTCCTGCGCCACCAGTCCCCGCTGGAGCCCTTCGTGATCAGCCGCGAGCAGGTCGCCCGGGACTTCGCGCTGCTCTCGAGGTACTTCCGGTGCGTGCGCACCTACTCGGTCGCCGGCCTCGAGTTGATCCCGGAGGTGGCGGCCGAGCAGGGCCTCGAGGTGCTCCTGGGGGCCTGGATCGGCCCGGACCGTGAGGCGAGCGCGCGGGAGGTGGAGGGGCTCGTGGCGCTCGCGAACCGGTACCCGGACACGGTGTCGGCGGTGATCGTGGGCAACGAGGTGCTGCTGCGCCGTGAGCGCACCGGGGAGCAGATGGTAGAGCTCCTGCGCCAGGTCAAGGCGCGGGTGCCCCAGCCCGTGACCTACGCCGACGTCTGGGAGTTCTGGAACGCCCACCCGGAGGTCGCACCGGCGGTGGACTTCGTCACCATCCACCTGTTGCCGTACTGGGAAGACGAGCCCTCGGGCATCGACCGCGCGTTGTCCCAGGTCCGCCGGGTGCGCGAGGAGATGGGCCGGCGCTTCGCGGGCAAGCCCATCCTGATCGGCGAGACCGGGTGGCCCAGCGAGGGGCGCCAGCGCGAGACGGCGCGTCCGAGCCGGGAGAACCAGGCCCGCTTCGTGCGGGGGTTGGTGGCCATGGCCGAGGCCGAAGTCTGGTCGTACAACCTGATCGAGGCCTTCGACCAGCCCTGGAAGCGGGAGAAGGAGGGGGCTGTCGGGGGTTACTGGGGGCTGTTTGACGCTGAGAGGGTCGACAAGGGGGTTCTCTCCGGCCCGGTCAGCAACCTGCCGGGCTGGCGGGGTTGGCTCGCGCTGTCGGGCGTGCTGGCGGCGGGACTCCTCTTGCTGGCTGGACCGCCACGCTCGCCCTGGGGGACGCTCGCACCGCTGCTCGCGGCCGCCGGCGGGGGGCTCGTGGCCTATCACCTCCAGTACGGCACGGTGGCGGCGCGCAACGGCGCCGAGTGGGCGTGGGTCGGTGCCGAGGCGGCGCTGTCCCTCGCGGCGACCCTGCTCTTCGTCCTCCGCCTGGTCGCGCCGGCGGGTGTCCGTCGCGCCGCGTTCCTCGGCCTGGCGGAGCGCTACGCCGGCCGCCTTCTCCTCGCGCTGGGATTCACGGCCGCGGTGGTGGCGCTGCAGCTCGCCTTCGAGCCGCGCTACCGGGACTTTCCCTTCGCGGTCTATCTGGTGCCCGCGCTCGGGTTCCTGTCCTCGAGGATGGCCGGTGGCACGGGACCGGCGCGGCCCCCACTGCGCTGGCTGGGGGCCCTGCTGGCCCTCGCCGCCCCCGTCGTGGTGTACCGGGAGACCTTCGTGAACGGACCTGCGATGGCGTGGGTCGCGGTCAGCCTGCTGCTGGCCCTGGCGCTGCTATGGCCGGGGCGGCGCTCGCCCGCGCCAACCTGA
- the rplM gene encoding 50S ribosomal protein L13, whose protein sequence is MSTFTAKPETVERAWFVVDATNKVLGRLATEVARRLRGKHKPEYTPHVDTGDYIIVVNAEKVAVTGNKRTQKFYYHHSSYPGGIKSIRFDKQVDHAPHRIIEHAVKGMLPKGPLGRAMYRKLKVYAGPEHKHTAQQPQPLEI, encoded by the coding sequence ATGAGCACCTTCACAGCGAAGCCCGAGACCGTAGAGCGGGCGTGGTTCGTGGTCGACGCGACCAACAAGGTCCTGGGGCGCCTCGCCACCGAGGTGGCGCGACGGCTGCGGGGCAAGCACAAGCCCGAGTACACGCCGCACGTCGACACCGGGGATTACATCATCGTGGTCAACGCAGAGAAGGTCGCGGTGACCGGTAACAAGCGGACCCAGAAGTTCTACTACCACCACAGCAGCTATCCCGGCGGGATCAAGTCCATCCGCTTCGACAAGCAGGTCGACCACGCCCCCCATCGGATCATCGAGCACGCAGTGAAGGGTATGCTGCCCAAGGGCCCCCTGGGCCGGGCGATGTACCGCAAGCTCAAGGTGTACGCGGGCCCCGAGCACAAGCACACGGCCCAGCAGCCGCAGCCCCTGGAAATCTGA
- a CDS encoding type III pantothenate kinase — MTLVADIGNSRLKWAIAGAEGLQDAGAAEHQTAGLARTLEDAWGRLRAPSRVVVANVAGEVAAGVVTGWVLARWGLEPEFVVAGEAAAGVRNAYPEPERLGADRWAALVGARSLSPDAACVVDCGTAVTADALSAQGEHLGGLILPGLVLMRRSLLAGTAEVRPSGAADVALLARNTSGAVLAGTLYALVAAVDRIAADVSAEIDGKVELFLTGGDAALLLPLLGRRWRHEPELVLRGLAVLAGAGD; from the coding sequence GTGACCCTGGTCGCCGACATCGGCAATTCCCGCCTGAAGTGGGCGATCGCCGGGGCCGAAGGGCTCCAGGACGCGGGTGCCGCCGAGCACCAGACCGCGGGTCTGGCCCGGACCCTCGAGGACGCCTGGGGGCGGCTGAGGGCACCCTCCCGCGTGGTCGTGGCCAACGTGGCCGGGGAGGTGGCCGCCGGGGTGGTGACCGGCTGGGTGCTCGCGCGTTGGGGCCTCGAGCCGGAGTTCGTGGTGGCGGGCGAGGCCGCGGCGGGCGTGCGCAACGCCTACCCGGAGCCCGAGCGGTTGGGCGCCGACCGCTGGGCGGCGCTGGTCGGGGCGCGGTCGCTGTCCCCGGATGCCGCCTGTGTCGTGGACTGTGGCACTGCCGTGACTGCGGACGCCCTCTCGGCCCAGGGGGAGCACCTGGGGGGGCTCATCCTCCCCGGGCTCGTCCTGATGCGCCGCAGCCTCCTCGCCGGGACGGCCGAGGTGCGACCCAGCGGGGCGGCGGACGTGGCTCTCCTCGCGCGCAACACCTCCGGGGCCGTCCTGGCGGGCACGCTCTACGCCCTGGTGGCTGCCGTCGACCGGATCGCGGCCGACGTCTCGGCGGAGATCGACGGGAAGGTCGAGTTGTTCCTGACCGGCGGGGACGCCGCCTTGCTGTTACCCTTGCTGGGCCGGCGCTGGAGGCACGAGCCGGAGCTGGTGCTCCGGGGGCTTGCGGTCCTGGCCGGCGCCGGGGACTGA
- a CDS encoding HDOD domain-containing protein has product MSAAQPVQRWSDNARFGGDASGYVVQEFRPDDEDVENRLLFEIYQAYADNQLEIPAVPELAERIRRAVDDASNGAAEVARVVQADPAVAARVVRVANSAAYAGKAPARNLREAVVRLGLQPTRDLVVAVTMQQLFSNAHAALRRRLLELWRHSTHVAAVTFALARRLKGMDAERALLAGLLHDIGAAVLITHAGRWPELADDPVKMDRVVGALGGEIGVLALSRWGFEDDLLTAAREAESWQRQPSTPPEPCDVVLIAQLYALSTRESAPAGLPAFESVPAYAALGLSTMPVGDVSQMLREAQQEIMELRRLLLG; this is encoded by the coding sequence ATGTCTGCGGCGCAGCCAGTACAGCGGTGGAGCGATAACGCCCGCTTCGGGGGCGACGCCTCCGGTTACGTGGTCCAGGAATTCCGCCCGGACGACGAGGATGTCGAGAACCGGCTCCTCTTCGAGATCTATCAGGCATACGCCGACAATCAGCTGGAAATCCCGGCGGTGCCCGAGTTGGCCGAGCGCATCCGGCGCGCGGTGGACGACGCCTCGAACGGCGCGGCGGAGGTCGCCCGCGTCGTGCAGGCCGACCCCGCCGTGGCGGCGCGGGTGGTGCGGGTGGCGAACAGCGCGGCCTATGCCGGCAAGGCTCCCGCGCGAAACCTGCGCGAGGCGGTCGTGCGCCTCGGCCTGCAGCCGACCCGCGACCTGGTGGTCGCGGTCACGATGCAGCAACTCTTCTCCAACGCCCACGCGGCGCTGCGCCGGCGGCTCCTGGAGCTCTGGCGCCACAGCACCCACGTGGCGGCGGTTACCTTCGCGCTCGCACGCCGCCTGAAGGGAATGGACGCCGAGCGAGCGCTGCTCGCGGGTCTCCTCCACGACATCGGCGCAGCGGTCCTCATCACCCACGCGGGGCGTTGGCCCGAGCTCGCGGACGACCCCGTGAAAATGGACCGGGTCGTGGGCGCCCTGGGGGGCGAGATCGGGGTTCTGGCGCTGTCCCGTTGGGGGTTCGAGGATGACCTGCTCACGGCCGCGCGCGAGGCCGAGTCCTGGCAGCGACAGCCCTCGACCCCGCCCGAGCCCTGCGACGTCGTGCTGATCGCGCAGCTCTACGCCCTGAGCACGCGCGAGAGCGCACCTGCGGGGCTCCCGGCCTTCGAGAGCGTGCCGGCGTACGCGGCCCTCGGCCTCTCCACCATGCCGGTCGGCGACGTCTCTCAGATGCTGCGCGAGGCGCAGCAGGAGATCATGGAACTGCGCCGGCTCCTTCTCGGCTGA
- a CDS encoding 4Fe-4S dicluster domain-containing protein → MSSPGPGTVSPRAVRLLAEADLCVKCGLCLPRCPTYALSRDEGESPRGRIALGQGLAGGALPVTGRLAEHLGSCLACRACEAVCPAGVPYGRIIEAARGLLAERRPPGAAARWALRVAARAPVERPAWWRAAMAALRAYSLSAVRPSIERVLERVWPRLARLARYVPRLAPAPAWEPYYPPVGEPRGEVALFLGCVAREVDRPTLEASVRVLNRLGLGVRVPAGQGCCGAMHLHGGDEGEALRLAKRNLRAFSGTAGPVVVTASGCAAALLEYGRLAQGEAEVADEARGFTRRVAEVTDLMTRLEWPAEVTVAPLPLRVAVHEPCSLRNVLRRAEAPYRLLARIPGLEVLPLPGNDRCCGAAGTYMVARPEVADQLRGEKLDALGRAPADLVVTANVGCALHLAAGVAGRGEPAEVLHPVVLLDRQLR, encoded by the coding sequence GTGAGCTCGCCCGGTCCCGGCACCGTCTCCCCTCGCGCCGTCCGTCTCCTGGCGGAGGCCGACCTGTGCGTGAAGTGCGGGCTGTGTCTGCCGCGCTGTCCGACCTACGCCCTGTCCCGGGACGAGGGGGAGTCGCCCCGGGGGCGGATCGCGCTCGGTCAGGGACTCGCCGGCGGCGCACTGCCGGTGACCGGCCGCCTCGCGGAGCACCTGGGTAGCTGTTTGGCCTGCCGCGCCTGCGAGGCCGTATGTCCCGCCGGGGTTCCCTACGGGCGCATCATCGAGGCCGCCCGCGGCCTCCTCGCCGAGCGGCGTCCCCCGGGAGCAGCTGCACGCTGGGCCCTGCGGGTGGCGGCACGGGCCCCGGTCGAGCGCCCTGCGTGGTGGCGAGCCGCCATGGCCGCGCTTCGCGCCTACTCCCTGAGCGCCGTGAGGCCCTCCATCGAGCGGGTGCTGGAACGCGTGTGGCCGCGTCTCGCCCGACTGGCGCGCTACGTCCCTCGCCTCGCACCCGCTCCGGCCTGGGAGCCGTACTACCCGCCGGTCGGCGAGCCCCGGGGCGAGGTCGCCCTGTTCCTTGGGTGTGTAGCACGCGAGGTGGACCGCCCGACCCTCGAGGCCTCGGTCCGCGTCCTCAATCGGCTCGGGCTCGGGGTGCGCGTGCCTGCAGGGCAGGGCTGTTGCGGCGCGATGCATCTGCACGGGGGCGACGAGGGCGAGGCGCTGAGACTGGCGAAGCGCAATTTGAGGGCCTTCTCCGGCACGGCCGGTCCGGTCGTCGTCACCGCGAGTGGCTGTGCCGCGGCACTGCTCGAGTACGGGCGTCTCGCGCAGGGGGAGGCCGAGGTCGCGGACGAGGCCCGAGGATTCACGCGCCGGGTGGCCGAGGTGACCGACCTGATGACGCGCCTGGAATGGCCGGCGGAGGTGACGGTTGCCCCCCTCCCGCTGCGGGTGGCGGTGCACGAGCCCTGCTCGTTGCGCAACGTGCTGCGCCGCGCCGAGGCGCCGTACCGCTTGCTCGCGCGAATCCCCGGGCTCGAGGTCCTGCCGCTCCCCGGGAACGACCGCTGCTGCGGCGCCGCTGGGACCTACATGGTCGCCCGGCCCGAGGTCGCCGATCAGCTCCGGGGGGAGAAGCTGGATGCGCTCGGCCGGGCGCCCGCAGACCTCGTGGTCACCGCGAACGTGGGTTGTGCGCTGCATCTGGCCGCCGGGGTCGCCGGCCGGGGCGAGCCGGCCGAGGTGCTCCACCCCGTCGTGCTGCTGGACCGTCAACTGCGTTGA
- a CDS encoding glycosyltransferase family 39 protein, with product MSTAAVSRPRGFRLPASLRGWDGASRALLLLVLAVVLVTFTDYGVTWDEPRQNRYGELALGYYCSRGADHAVFSYFDLYLYGAAFDLLAALVNTVSPLEVYETRHLLNALVGIAGLAGTWRLARELAGPRVGFLALTLLTVTPDWYGHMYNNPKDIPFAAAMTWGTFVLLRLARQLPRPALGAALGFGALTGLAVATRVVGGLLIVYAAVVLGAWAAGRVRADGWGPAARSVGRAALPFAPAAVLAWGVVLVFWPWVQQAPIANPLLAVRTFSHFPHNTTFLYAGELVRSTDLPWHYLPGMLLVRLPLPVLAGLALAPLAAWLRRHDDDVPWAGWALLTLAVVLPLALVIGTETVLYDGLRHFLFLVPLMVVGAAASLDSLWQRVPRRRVRGGLVGLAVAWLAFQVGEFVHVHPNQYILYNPVAGGITGAVGRFELDFWGSSLKETTERLVEEVVAAQGEAVLDRPLAVVVCGPVDSVRPYVPETWEVLDARSARSGDLFVALAKVSCRLHGHARVLVRTEEEGAVLSIAGTLD from the coding sequence GTGAGCACGGCCGCCGTCTCCCGCCCCCGGGGCTTCCGACTGCCCGCTTCCCTGCGTGGATGGGACGGTGCGAGCCGGGCCCTCCTGCTGCTCGTCCTCGCCGTCGTCCTGGTCACCTTCACCGATTACGGCGTCACCTGGGACGAGCCCCGGCAGAACCGCTACGGTGAGCTCGCGCTCGGGTACTACTGCAGCCGAGGGGCGGACCACGCCGTCTTCTCCTACTTCGATCTCTACCTCTACGGCGCAGCGTTCGACCTGCTCGCGGCGCTGGTCAACACCGTCTCTCCGCTCGAGGTCTACGAGACCCGCCACCTCCTGAACGCCCTGGTGGGCATCGCCGGCCTCGCCGGGACCTGGCGGCTGGCTCGCGAGCTGGCGGGACCGCGCGTCGGCTTCCTCGCCCTGACCCTGCTCACGGTCACGCCCGACTGGTACGGGCACATGTACAACAACCCGAAGGACATCCCGTTCGCCGCCGCGATGACCTGGGGAACCTTCGTCCTGCTGCGCCTCGCGCGCCAGCTTCCGCGGCCTGCTCTGGGGGCGGCGCTCGGCTTCGGAGCGCTCACTGGGCTCGCCGTGGCCACCCGGGTCGTGGGCGGGCTGCTCATCGTCTATGCCGCGGTCGTGCTCGGCGCGTGGGCGGCCGGCCGCGTCCGAGCCGATGGCTGGGGGCCAGCCGCACGCTCGGTCGGCAGAGCGGCACTCCCCTTCGCCCCCGCCGCGGTCCTCGCCTGGGGCGTGGTCCTCGTCTTCTGGCCCTGGGTCCAGCAGGCACCCATCGCGAACCCGCTGCTCGCCGTACGCACGTTCTCCCACTTCCCTCACAACACGACCTTCCTCTACGCGGGGGAGCTGGTCCGCAGCACCGACCTCCCCTGGCACTACCTGCCGGGGATGTTGCTGGTGCGCCTGCCGCTGCCGGTGTTGGCAGGGCTTGCGCTCGCCCCCCTGGCCGCCTGGCTGCGCCGGCACGACGACGACGTCCCCTGGGCGGGGTGGGCCCTCCTCACCCTTGCCGTCGTCCTCCCGCTCGCCCTAGTGATCGGCACCGAAACCGTGCTCTACGACGGGCTGCGGCACTTCCTGTTCCTGGTGCCGTTGATGGTAGTCGGCGCCGCGGCTTCGCTCGACTCCCTCTGGCAGAGGGTCCCCAGGCGGCGGGTCCGCGGTGGACTGGTCGGACTCGCCGTCGCGTGGCTTGCCTTCCAGGTCGGGGAGTTCGTGCACGTACACCCGAACCAGTACATCCTCTACAACCCTGTCGCCGGGGGCATCACGGGGGCGGTAGGGCGCTTCGAGCTCGATTTCTGGGGCAGCTCGCTCAAGGAGACCACCGAGCGCCTGGTCGAAGAGGTCGTCGCCGCACAAGGCGAGGCGGTGCTGGACCGTCCCCTGGCCGTGGTCGTCTGCGGCCCCGTCGACAGCGTGCGGCCGTACGTGCCGGAGACCTGGGAGGTGCTGGACGCTCGCAGCGCCCGGTCGGGAGACCTGTTCGTCGCGCTCGCCAAGGTGAGCTGCCGCCTGCACGGCCACGCCAGGGTCCTGGTACGCACGGAAGAGGAGGGCGCGGTCCTCTCCATCGCCGGCACGCTCGATTAG
- a CDS encoding SGNH/GDSL hydrolase family protein: MNATSQDSPETPRTGWAVPAALVALSLSVGLAVGEGLLRAADFSYYWALARHPHPVTGWAPPAGAVAWQDVEGRALVRINGAGLRSPERPQEKPAGSLRVAVLGDSFAEAVQVALEDTFPAVLERALSGCEALEGRTVEVINFGVSGYGTAQELLTFRSRARSFRPDLVVLAFFPGNDLVENVRALDADPLRPYFRLDQSQLTLDQGFRQGADYRRRVSPPGQAWSWLVRHSRLAQAAVKAWDLARLRLGTGGGPKGPFDEPGVDERVYREPGDPSWAEAWAVTEALVARTAREVRAEGADFLLATLSTGAQVHPDAWFRAEFARVHGSTDLLYPERRLLTLAEREGFPALGLAGELAGLATLSGAWLHGFPNSLPGIGHWNREGHRVAGELLAHTICRLGLGLRQRVGQGG; encoded by the coding sequence ATGAACGCCACAAGCCAGGACAGTCCTGAAACGCCGCGGACCGGCTGGGCGGTGCCCGCCGCGCTTGTCGCGCTCTCGCTCTCGGTCGGGCTGGCGGTGGGCGAGGGTCTGCTTCGGGCGGCGGACTTCTCCTACTACTGGGCCCTGGCGCGGCACCCGCACCCGGTGACGGGCTGGGCGCCGCCTGCGGGGGCGGTGGCGTGGCAGGACGTGGAAGGCCGTGCGCTCGTGCGGATCAACGGAGCCGGCCTGCGGAGTCCGGAGCGCCCTCAGGAGAAGCCGGCGGGCAGCCTGCGCGTCGCGGTGCTCGGGGACTCGTTCGCCGAGGCCGTGCAGGTGGCTCTGGAGGACACCTTTCCCGCGGTGCTGGAGCGGGCCCTGTCCGGCTGCGAGGCCCTCGAGGGCCGTACGGTGGAGGTGATCAATTTCGGGGTGAGCGGCTACGGAACGGCCCAGGAATTGCTGACCTTCCGGTCGCGAGCGCGCTCCTTCCGGCCGGACCTGGTGGTTCTGGCCTTCTTCCCGGGCAACGACCTGGTGGAGAACGTGCGGGCGCTCGACGCCGATCCCCTGCGCCCGTATTTCCGCCTCGACCAGAGTCAGCTCACGCTCGACCAGGGTTTCCGGCAAGGCGCCGACTACCGCCGGCGCGTGTCCCCCCCCGGCCAGGCGTGGTCATGGCTGGTGAGGCACTCCCGCCTGGCACAGGCCGCCGTCAAGGCCTGGGACCTCGCGCGCCTGCGGCTCGGCACGGGGGGTGGGCCGAAGGGTCCGTTCGACGAGCCGGGAGTGGACGAGCGGGTCTACCGGGAGCCGGGGGACCCCTCGTGGGCCGAGGCCTGGGCGGTGACGGAGGCACTCGTCGCCCGGACGGCACGGGAGGTCCGCGCCGAGGGAGCCGATTTTCTGCTCGCCACGTTGAGCACGGGTGCCCAGGTACACCCGGACGCGTGGTTTCGCGCAGAATTTGCGAGGGTCCACGGCAGCACGGACCTGCTCTATCCGGAGCGCCGGCTGCTCACGCTGGCCGAGCGTGAGGGTTTCCCGGCGCTGGGGCTCGCGGGGGAGTTGGCCGGGCTCGCGACGCTCTCGGGGGCCTGGCTGCACGGCTTTCCGAACTCCCTGCCGGGCATCGGGCACTGGAATCGGGAGGGGCACCGTGTGGCCGGCGAGCTCCTGGCGCACACGATCTGCCGGCTGGGACTGGGCCTGCGGCAGCGGGTGGGGCAGGGCGGGTAG
- a CDS encoding sulfur globule protein CV1 codes for MKNFAKVAALAAVLGAAVLPLQSQAWGGPWGGGGPWGNSGYGGGPWSGLTDMFGDMDANVSSRGWGRGSGSGYPYASGSGYGYPGYGYGAPYGYGAPYGVPYGAPYGMPAAPVAPAAPAAPSK; via the coding sequence ATGAAGAACTTCGCGAAAGTGGCCGCGCTGGCGGCCGTGCTCGGTGCCGCGGTGCTGCCTCTTCAGTCCCAGGCCTGGGGTGGTCCGTGGGGCGGTGGTGGCCCCTGGGGCAACAGCGGTTACGGCGGTGGCCCCTGGAGCGGCCTGACCGACATGTTCGGTGACATGGACGCCAACGTTTCGTCGCGCGGTTGGGGCCGCGGCTCTGGCTCCGGCTATCCGTATGCCAGTGGCTCTGGCTATGGCTACCCCGGCTACGGCTACGGCGCCCCCTACGGCTACGGCGCCCCCTACGGCGTACCCTACGGCGCGCCCTATGGCATGCCCGCCGCGCCGGTTGCCCCGGCTGCCCCGGCTGCCCCGAGCAAGTAA
- the rpsI gene encoding 30S ribosomal protein S9 → MATETNYGTGRRKTATARVFVRPGTGQITINERSLENYFGRETSRMLVRQPLELSQLAERVDVVVTVAGGGSNGQAGAIRHGITRALMEYDEGLRRPLRQAGYVTRDSRAVERKKVGLHKARKRPQYSKR, encoded by the coding sequence ATGGCAACCGAGACGAACTACGGCACCGGACGGCGCAAGACGGCGACCGCCCGAGTCTTCGTGAGGCCCGGCACCGGGCAGATCACCATCAACGAGCGCTCCCTGGAGAACTACTTCGGGCGCGAGACCTCCCGGATGCTGGTCCGCCAGCCCCTCGAGCTGTCCCAACTGGCCGAACGGGTCGACGTAGTGGTCACGGTCGCGGGCGGGGGAAGCAACGGCCAGGCCGGCGCCATTCGGCACGGAATCACGCGCGCCCTCATGGAGTACGACGAGGGACTGCGCCGCCCGCTGCGCCAGGCGGGTTACGTCACCCGCGACTCGCGCGCGGTCGAGCGCAAGAAGGTCGGTTTGCACAAGGCCCGCAAGCGCCCGCAGTACTCCAAGCGCTGA
- a CDS encoding SPOR domain-containing protein produces the protein MTEVAQTRRCYRVGPLAEDAPVDPVRTWLVQHGGEVESRVEQRQEPRSFWVHLPPAPSPQAAREAADRLQAEGVKDVMRVTAGAKANAISLGLYNRRAAADQRVSELKRAGYAAEVETRFKEVRETWLDATFSEPKEPPREVFRAAFPQVKVVDTDCR, from the coding sequence GTGACGGAAGTTGCCCAGACTCGCCGCTGCTACCGCGTGGGGCCCCTGGCGGAGGACGCTCCCGTCGATCCCGTGCGGACCTGGCTCGTGCAGCACGGTGGCGAGGTGGAGAGCCGTGTGGAGCAACGCCAGGAGCCGCGCAGCTTCTGGGTCCATCTCCCGCCTGCACCCTCGCCTCAGGCCGCCCGGGAAGCGGCCGACCGCCTGCAGGCCGAGGGGGTGAAGGACGTCATGCGCGTCACCGCCGGGGCGAAGGCGAACGCGATTTCCCTCGGGCTCTACAACCGGCGTGCCGCCGCCGACCAGCGGGTCAGCGAGCTCAAGCGTGCCGGATACGCCGCAGAGGTGGAGACCCGGTTCAAGGAGGTCCGCGAGACGTGGCTCGACGCGACCTTCTCCGAGCCGAAAGAGCCGCCGCGCGAGGTGTTTCGCGCTGCGTTCCCCCAGGTGAAGGTCGTCGACACCGACTGCCGCTGA